A window of Solanum stenotomum isolate F172 chromosome 3, ASM1918654v1, whole genome shotgun sequence contains these coding sequences:
- the LOC125859460 gene encoding mannose-1-phosphate guanylyltransferase 1 has translation MKALILVGGFGTRLRPLTLSVPKPLVEFANKPMILHQIEALKAVGVTEVVLAINYQPEVMLNFLKEFEASLGIKITCSQETEPLGTAGPLALARDKLIDDSGEPFFVLNSDVISEYPFKEMIQFHKSHGGEASLMVTKVDEPSKYGVVVMEESTGQVERFVEKPKLFVGNKINAGFYLLNPSVLDRIQLRPTSIEKEVFPKIAAEKKLYAMVLPGFWMDVGQPRDYITGLRLYLDSLKKHSSPKLASGPHIVGNVIVDESAKIGEGCLIGPDVAIGSGCVIESGVRLSRCTVMRGVRIKKHACISGSIIGWHSTVGQWARVENMTILGEDVHVCDEIYSNGGVVLPHKEIKSSILKPEIVM, from the exons ATGAAGGCACTTATCCTTGTTGGAGGGTTCGGTACTCGGCTCAGGCCACTCACCCTCAGCGTCCCAAAGCCACTTGTCGAATTTGCTAACAAACCAATGATTTTGCATCAG ATTGAGGCTCTCAAGGCTGTTGGAGTAACCGAAGTTGTACTGGCTATTAACTACCAACCTGAG GTGATGCTGAACTTCTTGAAAGAATTTGAGGCAAGCCTTGGAATCAAGATCACCTGTTCTCAAGAAACTGAACCACTTGGCACTGCTGGTCCCCTTGCTTTGGCTAGAGATAAACTGATAGATGACTCTGGTGAACCATTTTTTGTTCTTAACAGTGATGTTATCAGTGAATATCCATTTAAGGAGATGATTCAATTCCACAAATCCCACGGTGGTGAGGCTTCTTTGATGGTGACCAAG GTGGATGAGCCTTCTAAATATGGTGTTGTTGTCATGGAAGAATCCACTGGGCAAGTAGAGAGATTTGTGGAGAAGCCAAAGTTATTTGTTGGCAACAAGATCAATGCTGGATTTTACCTGCTGAACCCGTCTGTCCTAGACAGAATTCAATTACGGCCAACATCaattgagaaagaggtttttcCAAAAATTGCAGCAGAGAAGAAACTGTATGCAATGGTGCTACCTGGATTTTGGATGGACGTTGGCCAACCAAGAGATTACATTACTGGCCTCAGACTCTATCTGGATTCTTTAAAGAAACACTCTTCACCTAAATTGGCTTCAGGACCACACATTGTCGGAAATGTCATAGTGGATGAATCTGCCAAGATTGGAGAGGGTTGTTTGATAGGACCAGATGTTGCAATTGGTTCTGGTTGTGTGATTGAGTCTGGAGTTAGACTCTCCCGTTGCACTGTGATGCGAGGAGTCCGCATCAAGAAACATGCATGCATCTCAGGTAGCATCATTGGCTGGCACTCTACTGTTGGACAATGGGCTCGTGTTGAGAACATGACCATTCTCGGGGAAGATGTCCATGTTTGTGATGAAATTTACAGCAATGGAGGTGTAGTTTTACCCCACAAGGAGATCAAATCCAGTATATTGAAACCTGAAATCGTGATGTGA